A window of the Streptomyces sp. NBC_00454 genome harbors these coding sequences:
- a CDS encoding NAD(P)/FAD-dependent oxidoreductase, with the protein MPTSPSDGPAASATPADRAAPAAAAAPADLAVVGAGPAGLAAAVTAAGLGLRVVLLDSGERPGGQFYRHPAPGLGAARPEALHHGWAAFASREAALREHEEAGRITYLPLHHVWTVVPGRGQDPGQSWTLHAVVGQGLDADADPEATTAATVHAGAVLLATGAYERQLPFPGWTLPGVVGAGGAQAMLKSGLVLPGKRVVVAGSGPLLLAVAGSLAAAGARVPVVVEAASYTGYARHVPALLRNPAKLAEGATYGGALLRHGVRLLARHAVTEAHGTGRVEAVTVARLDRDWRPVPGTARRIPCDAVAVGHGLVPQLELATGLGCATLQSPDGTVALELDPGQRTSVPGIWSAGETGGIGGAQLALAEGEIAAHAIAGRPVPARLVRTRTRLRAFAAAMAGAHRPGPGWTGWLREDTDVCRCEEVAVSRIREAVEDLGARDARTVKLLTRAGMGWCQGRMCGPAVAALAGEEPSPDRRPLSCPVPLRDLAGLPEEPAAGLAEEPAAGLPVELSTPER; encoded by the coding sequence ATGCCGACCTCGCCATCTGACGGCCCCGCCGCCTCGGCCACCCCGGCCGACCGGGCGGCCCCCGCCGCCGCGGCCGCCCCCGCCGACCTCGCCGTAGTCGGCGCCGGCCCCGCCGGCCTCGCCGCCGCGGTGACGGCCGCGGGCCTCGGCCTGCGCGTGGTCCTCCTCGACTCGGGGGAACGCCCCGGCGGGCAGTTCTACCGCCACCCGGCGCCCGGACTCGGAGCGGCCCGCCCCGAAGCCCTGCACCACGGGTGGGCCGCCTTCGCCTCGCGCGAAGCCGCCCTGCGGGAACACGAGGAGGCCGGGAGAATCACGTACCTCCCGCTCCACCACGTCTGGACCGTGGTCCCGGGCCGGGGGCAGGACCCCGGGCAGAGCTGGACCCTGCACGCCGTAGTCGGCCAGGGCCTGGACGCCGACGCCGACCCCGAAGCCACCACTGCCGCGACCGTCCACGCCGGCGCGGTGCTGCTCGCCACCGGAGCCTACGAGCGCCAGTTGCCCTTCCCCGGCTGGACCCTGCCCGGGGTGGTCGGGGCCGGTGGGGCGCAGGCCATGCTCAAGAGCGGGCTGGTGCTTCCGGGCAAGCGGGTGGTCGTCGCCGGGAGCGGGCCCCTGCTGCTCGCCGTGGCCGGCTCGCTCGCCGCCGCCGGAGCCCGGGTGCCCGTCGTGGTGGAGGCCGCCTCCTACACCGGGTACGCCCGCCACGTCCCCGCCCTGCTCCGCAACCCCGCCAAGCTCGCCGAAGGAGCCACCTACGGCGGCGCCCTGCTCCGGCACGGGGTCCGGCTGCTCGCCCGGCACGCCGTCACCGAAGCCCACGGGACCGGGCGGGTCGAGGCCGTCACCGTGGCCCGGCTCGACCGCGACTGGCGCCCGGTCCCCGGAACCGCGCGCCGCATCCCCTGCGATGCCGTCGCCGTGGGCCACGGGCTGGTGCCCCAGCTGGAGTTGGCCACCGGCCTCGGCTGCGCCACCCTCCAGAGCCCCGACGGCACCGTCGCCCTGGAGCTGGACCCCGGCCAGCGGACCTCGGTCCCCGGGATCTGGTCCGCCGGGGAGACCGGCGGGATCGGCGGTGCCCAACTGGCCCTGGCCGAGGGGGAGATCGCCGCCCACGCGATCGCGGGCCGGCCCGTTCCGGCACGCCTCGTCCGTACCCGTACCCGGCTGCGGGCCTTCGCCGCCGCGATGGCCGGCGCGCACCGGCCGGGCCCCGGCTGGACCGGCTGGCTGCGCGAGGACACCGACGTGTGCCGCTGCGAGGAGGTCGCGGTCTCCCGGATCCGGGAGGCCGTCGAAGACCTGGGCGCACGGGACGCCCGTACGGTCAAACTGCTCACCCGGGCCGGCATGGGCTGGTGCCAGGGCCGGATGTGCGGTCCGGCCGTGGCCGCCCTGGCGGGGGAGGAGCCGTCGCCCGACCGCAGGCCGCTGTCCTGCCCGGTCCCACTGCGCGACCTCGCCGGACTTCCCGAGGAACCCGCCGCCGGGCTTGCCGAGGAACCCGCCGCTGGGCTTCCCGTCGAACTTTCCACCCCCGAACGCTGA